A genomic region of Gossypium hirsutum isolate 1008001.06 chromosome D01, Gossypium_hirsutum_v2.1, whole genome shotgun sequence contains the following coding sequences:
- the LOC107917186 gene encoding puff II/9-2 protein-like, protein MSNAWKQIHRMKKITVGATTTPEYHGWRIERINDNIPKSREDYGRSIEEHLRVVPSELEIIKQDFEKRSSEYGKMIEQLEEEKMRLGLDVDIHKMEAERLRKGKNKAEEDLDSLKTDYKKLRLSMRTAGLGKTSEQWRQEIKEEKTKAEQLEKKFQDAQARKSALEQSLSECQNEEARLKDRVAELERSLHLCRSRNSVIELKASLSRIEELKERIEELEDALQNSELRVELLERRNEQCQKQIHHSQNQIRDRDHIMGEAITQIREVADHLQSLAVQADILSLKYESESSLGRELAWLLRGVKALGIKAKSYM, encoded by the coding sequence ATGTCTAATGCTTGGAAACAGATTCACCGGATGAAAAAAATTACCGTAGGAGCAACGACAACTCCCGAATATCACGGGTGGCGTATTGAGAGGATCAATGATAACATCCCAAAGTCAAGAGAAGACTATGGTCGTTCTATAGAGGAGCATTTACGAGTGGTCCCTTCAGAATTAGAGATAATCAAGCAAGACTTCGAAAAAAGAAGTTCAGAGTATGGAAAGATGATAGAGCAGCTAGAAGAGGAAAAGATGCGCTTGGGACTAGATGTTGATATTCATAAGATGGAAGCTGAAAGGTTAAGAAAAGGGAAGAATAAGGCTGAAGAGGATTTAGATAGTTTAAAAACTGATTATAAGAAGCTGCGCTTGTCAATGCGAACTGCAGGTTTGGGGAAAACATCGGAACAATGGAGACAGGAGATCAAGGAAGAAAAGACCAAAGCTGAACAGttggaaaagaaatttcaagatgctcaAGCTCGAAAGAGCGCCTTGGAGCAAAGTCTATCAGAATGCCAAAATGAGGAAGCAAGATTGAAAGATCGGGTAGCGGAGTTAGAAAGGTCGCTTCACTTGTGCCGTAGTCGCAACTCTGTGATTGAGCTAAAAGCAAGTTTAAGTAGGATTGAAGAGCTGAAGGAAAGGATAGAAGAGCTTGAAGACGCACTGCAAAACTCTGAACTACGAGTGGAACTTCTGGAGAGGCGTAACGAACAATGCCAGAAGCAAATCCATCATTCTCAAAATCAGATCAGAGATAGGGATCACATTATGGGTGAAGCCATAACTCAAATTCGGGAAGTAGCTGATCATTTGCAATCCTTAGCAGTTCAGGCTGATATATTGAGTTTGAAATATGAATCTGAATCAAGTCTGGgtcgagagttagcttggctCCTTAGGGGAGTTAAGGCTTTGGGCATAAAGGcaaagtcgtatatgtaa